DNA sequence from the Luteolibacter sp. Y139 genome:
GCGGCTTCCAGACGGGCACGGAGCAGCTCTTCCACCCGTGCTGGAGGATCGGGAAGCGCACCTCCCACAGCAAACTCCTCCGGCCCCTGCGGGACCGTGCCTTGCAGGCGGATCGTTCGTCCATAGGGTTCCGAATACACCACCACCTGATCACCGCTGCCCGGCGAAGCGGTTTTCACCTCGTTGATCCATTTCGTGTCCTTAGTCGCAACGCCCGTATCTAACAAAGTCGCCCGATCCCCCTCGCGAGCCCCCGGCCTGAAGCGCAGGTTCAGGCGGTTGTGATCCAGATTGAGCGCGAAGGCTCCAACCCCGTAGGCATTGCCGATATCGCCCCAATTCCAGTGCTCACTCACCGGACCATCGAAATAGCTGCCCGTGCTGACGATGATCTTCCCACTCACCTGCTTCAATCCGCCGCGAACCAGCTCGTCGACCAGAGCTTCCAGATCCGCGGTTGAGAACGTCGGATCGCCGTCGCCTCCCAAATAGAGGTCCCCAGCGAGCACCCCGTTCTTGATCGGACTGTAGCTGTCCAAGCTCGTCGTGAAGCAAAACTCCGGCCCTAACAGCTCGAAAGCCGTCGCCGTCGTGACCGTCTTCAGCGCCGAAGCCGGGCAAAGCGCGGTCGAGGCCAGCGGCGAGGCAAAAACCAAAGCCCCGTTTTCATCCAACAGGCAGAAGCCTAACAACGCACCAGCCAGCGCTGGATCAGATGACCACTCGCGGAAGACCCCATCAACTTCCCCTTCTTTCGCTGGAACCGACTTCTCCGGTTCGATCCTGGCAACCGAGCCGCTCGCGCCGGAATTCGACGCGATCACGATCGAAGGCAAAGGCTTCGAAACCAGCAGCCACGCCGCCACGCCCCACCCGGCCACCGCGAAAATCCCGCCGATGGCAGCGGCCGTCTTCACGCACCCAAATTCTTGATCGTCTGGAAGATCGCCGTGATCATCAGATACGCCATGGTGCCAATCAGGCCCGCCATGATGATC
Encoded proteins:
- the dacB gene encoding D-alanyl-D-alanine carboxypeptidase/D-alanyl-D-alanine endopeptidase; amino-acid sequence: MKTAAAIGGIFAVAGWGVAAWLLVSKPLPSIVIASNSGASGSVARIEPEKSVPAKEGEVDGVFREWSSDPALAGALLGFCLLDENGALVFASPLASTALCPASALKTVTTATAFELLGPEFCFTTSLDSYSPIKNGVLAGDLYLGGDGDPTFSTADLEALVDELVRGGLKQVSGKIIVSTGSYFDGPVSEHWNWGDIGNAYGVGAFALNLDHNRLNLRFRPGAREGDRATLLDTGVATKDTKWINEVKTASPGSGDQVVVYSEPYGRTIRLQGTVPQGPEEFAVGGALPDPPARVEELLRARLEAAKVKILEQTQPLNQGRSVREELASHRSAPLPEIVDHLHKVSDNLEAQCLFHAIGRKQSTDPSWVIRRHWGDRGVEFKGLRMIDGNGLARADMIRPLDLAKVNHLVRRGPQGERFRQSLTAYLDGKVRAKLGAMSGVKTDVGFITMADGREFTFCLMANGLNPQLDYWPLRNKLLQQVAAGSGR